A window of Amblyraja radiata isolate CabotCenter1 chromosome 25, sAmbRad1.1.pri, whole genome shotgun sequence contains these coding sequences:
- the denr gene encoding density-regulated protein isoform X1, with protein sequence MATTETAESGNKMGDKTVSNKVPCPLKVLYCGICSLPTEYCEYMPQYTKCRQWLEKNCPEEFAKLSIDTGLTISSQSCYAAANQSTQPDSGGGEPPAGEEEEKKKQRRGGRGIIKQKKKTAPQKVTIAKIPRAKKKYVTRVCGLATFEIELKEAQRFFAQKFSCGASVTGEDEITIQGDVTDDIMDVIQEKWPEVDDDSIEDLGEVKK encoded by the exons ATGGCCACTACAGAAACTGCTGAATCAGGAAACAAAATGGGAGATAAAACAGTCAGCAATAAGGTGCCATGTCCGTTAAAAGTACTCTACTGTGGAA tcTGTTCATTGCCAACAGAG TATTGTGAGTATATGCCTCAGTATACCAAGTGCAGACAATGGCTGGAGAAGAACTGCCCAGAGGAATTTGCAAAACTCAGTATAG ACACTGGCCTTACTATCTCCAGTCAAAGTtgctatgctgctgcaa ATCAGTCTACACAACCCGATTCAGGAGGAGGAGAACCGCCAGCTGGAGAGgaggaagaaaagaaaaaacaaagacGAG GTGGCAGAGGTATAATTAAACAAAAGAAAAAGACAGCCCCTCAAAAGGTTACAATAGCCAAAATCCCAAGAGCAAAAAAGAAATATGTAACAAGAGTCTGTGGCCTTGCAACCTTTG AGATCGAACTTAAAGAAGCCCAACGATTCTTTGCTCAGAAGTTCTCCTGTGGAGCATCCGTTACAGGAGAAGATGAAATTACGATTCAGGGTGATGTAACAGATGATATTATGGATGTAATTCAAGAGAAATGGCCAGAG GTGGATGATGACTCaattgaagatcttggagaagtaAAGAAGTGA
- the denr gene encoding density-regulated protein isoform X2, with product MATTETAESGNKMGDKTVSNKVPCPLKVLYCGICSLPTEYCEYMPQYTKCRQWLEKNCPEEFAKLSIDQSTQPDSGGGEPPAGEEEEKKKQRRGGRGIIKQKKKTAPQKVTIAKIPRAKKKYVTRVCGLATFEIELKEAQRFFAQKFSCGASVTGEDEITIQGDVTDDIMDVIQEKWPEVDDDSIEDLGEVKK from the exons ATGGCCACTACAGAAACTGCTGAATCAGGAAACAAAATGGGAGATAAAACAGTCAGCAATAAGGTGCCATGTCCGTTAAAAGTACTCTACTGTGGAA tcTGTTCATTGCCAACAGAG TATTGTGAGTATATGCCTCAGTATACCAAGTGCAGACAATGGCTGGAGAAGAACTGCCCAGAGGAATTTGCAAAACTCAGTATAG ATCAGTCTACACAACCCGATTCAGGAGGAGGAGAACCGCCAGCTGGAGAGgaggaagaaaagaaaaaacaaagacGAG GTGGCAGAGGTATAATTAAACAAAAGAAAAAGACAGCCCCTCAAAAGGTTACAATAGCCAAAATCCCAAGAGCAAAAAAGAAATATGTAACAAGAGTCTGTGGCCTTGCAACCTTTG AGATCGAACTTAAAGAAGCCCAACGATTCTTTGCTCAGAAGTTCTCCTGTGGAGCATCCGTTACAGGAGAAGATGAAATTACGATTCAGGGTGATGTAACAGATGATATTATGGATGTAATTCAAGAGAAATGGCCAGAG GTGGATGATGACTCaattgaagatcttggagaagtaAAGAAGTGA